Proteins found in one Oncorhynchus gorbuscha isolate QuinsamMale2020 ecotype Even-year linkage group LG15, OgorEven_v1.0, whole genome shotgun sequence genomic segment:
- the LOC123996374 gene encoding T-box transcription factor TBX20-like isoform X1 — protein sequence MEYTSSPKPQLSSRANAFSIAAIMSSGKTKDKETDENTIKPLEQFVEKSSCNQGLGELSSLDGLGDFSGSAPPVCTEPLIPTTPSVPSEEMAKISCTLETKELWDKFHDLGTEMIITKSGRRMFPTIRVSFSGVDPDAKYIVLMDIVPVDNKRYRYAYHRSSWLVAGKADPPLPARLYVHPDSPFTGEQLLKQMVSFEKVKLTNNELDQHGHIILNSMHKYQPRVHIIKKKDHTASLLNLKSEEFRTFVFTETVFTAVTAYQNQLITKLKIDSNPFAKGFRDSSRLTDMERLLQRHDISWESVESLIHKHSYARSPIRTYAGEEETLGDDSHAAHRGSAFTASDNLSLSSWVTATSGFSGFQHPQSLSAMGSNSASLATPLPHPIQGSLPPYSRLGMPLTHSTLAGTMQGGGPSFPSFHMPRYHHYFQQGPYAAIQGLRHSSTVMTPFV from the exons ATGGAGTACACCTCTTCCCCGAAGCCACAGCTCTCCTCCAGGGCAAACGCGTTCTCGATAGCCGCTATCATGTCAAGTGGAAAAACGAAGGACAAGGAAACGGATGAAAACACCATCAAGCCACTTG AACAATTCGTGGAGAAGTCCTCCTGTAACCAAGGTTTGGGAGAGCTGTCTTCTCTAGATGGGCTCGGAGATTTCAGCGGGAGCGCGCCTCCAGTGTGCACAGAGCCGCTGATCCCCACCACTCCCAGTGTTCCCAGCGAGGAGATGGCCAAAATCTCCTGCACTTTAGAGACCAAAGAACTCTGGGACAAATTCCATGATCTCGGCACCGAGATGATCATCACAAAATCCGGAAG AAGAATGTTCCCCACCATCCGTGTGTCCTTCTCCGGGGTGGACCCGGACGCCAAATACATCGTGCTGATGGACATTGTTCCGGTCGACAACAAACGCTACCGATACGCCTACCACAGGTCGTCCTGGCTCGTGGCGGGCAAGGCGGACCCTCCTCTGCCTGCAAG GTTATACGTGCACCCCGACTCTCCTTTCACTGGGGAACAGCTGCTCAAACAAATGGTGTCTTTCGAGAAAGTAAAGCTCACCAACAACGAACTGGACCAACATGGACAC ATCATACTAAACTCCATGCATAAGTACCAGCCACGGGTCCACATCATCAAGAAGAAGGACCACACCGCCTCCCTTCTCAACCTCAAGTCAGAGGAGTTCCGCACCTTCGTTTTCACAGAGACTGTCTTTACCGCGGTCACAGCCTACCAGAACCAGCTG ATAACCAAGCTGAAGATCGACAGCAACCCGTTTGCGAAAGGCTTCCGAGACTCCTCCCGACTGACGGACATGGAGAG GTTACTGCAAAGACATGATATATCTTG GGAAAGTGTTGAGAGTTTGATCCACAAGCACTCATACGCACGGTCGCCAATACGCACCTACGCAGGTGAGGAGGAGACACTGGGGGATGACAGCCACGCCGCACATAGGG GTTCTGCGTTCACCGCCTCTGAcaacctctctctgagctcctgGGTCACCGCCACCTCTGGTTTCTCAGGCTTCCAGCacccccagtccctctctgccaTGGGCTCCAACAGCGCCTCCCTGGCCACCCCCTTGCCCCACCCCATCCAGGGCTCCCTGCCCCCTTACAGCCGGCTGGGCATGCCCCTGACACACTCGACCCTGGCGGGCACCATGCAGGGCGGAggtccctccttcccctccttccacATGCCCCGCTACCACCACTACTTCCAGCAGGGCCCCTACGCTGCCATCCAGGGACTGCGCCACTCCTCCACCGTCATGACCCCCTTTGTATGA
- the LOC123996374 gene encoding T-box transcription factor TBX20-like isoform X2: MEYTSSPKPQLSSRANAFSIAAIMSSGKTKDKETDENTIKPLEQFVEKSSCNQGLGELSSLDGLGDFSGSAPPVCTEPLIPTTPSVPSEEMAKISCTLETKELWDKFHDLGTEMIITKSGRRMFPTIRVSFSGVDPDAKYIVLMDIVPVDNKRYRYAYHRSSWLVAGKADPPLPARLYVHPDSPFTGEQLLKQMVSFEKVKLTNNELDQHGHIILNSMHKYQPRVHIIKKKDHTASLLNLKSEEFRTFVFTETVFTAVTAYQNQLITKLKIDSNPFAKGFRDSSRLTDMESRESVESLIHKHSYARSPIRTYAGEEETLGDDSHAAHRGSAFTASDNLSLSSWVTATSGFSGFQHPQSLSAMGSNSASLATPLPHPIQGSLPPYSRLGMPLTHSTLAGTMQGGGPSFPSFHMPRYHHYFQQGPYAAIQGLRHSSTVMTPFV, from the exons ATGGAGTACACCTCTTCCCCGAAGCCACAGCTCTCCTCCAGGGCAAACGCGTTCTCGATAGCCGCTATCATGTCAAGTGGAAAAACGAAGGACAAGGAAACGGATGAAAACACCATCAAGCCACTTG AACAATTCGTGGAGAAGTCCTCCTGTAACCAAGGTTTGGGAGAGCTGTCTTCTCTAGATGGGCTCGGAGATTTCAGCGGGAGCGCGCCTCCAGTGTGCACAGAGCCGCTGATCCCCACCACTCCCAGTGTTCCCAGCGAGGAGATGGCCAAAATCTCCTGCACTTTAGAGACCAAAGAACTCTGGGACAAATTCCATGATCTCGGCACCGAGATGATCATCACAAAATCCGGAAG AAGAATGTTCCCCACCATCCGTGTGTCCTTCTCCGGGGTGGACCCGGACGCCAAATACATCGTGCTGATGGACATTGTTCCGGTCGACAACAAACGCTACCGATACGCCTACCACAGGTCGTCCTGGCTCGTGGCGGGCAAGGCGGACCCTCCTCTGCCTGCAAG GTTATACGTGCACCCCGACTCTCCTTTCACTGGGGAACAGCTGCTCAAACAAATGGTGTCTTTCGAGAAAGTAAAGCTCACCAACAACGAACTGGACCAACATGGACAC ATCATACTAAACTCCATGCATAAGTACCAGCCACGGGTCCACATCATCAAGAAGAAGGACCACACCGCCTCCCTTCTCAACCTCAAGTCAGAGGAGTTCCGCACCTTCGTTTTCACAGAGACTGTCTTTACCGCGGTCACAGCCTACCAGAACCAGCTG ATAACCAAGCTGAAGATCGACAGCAACCCGTTTGCGAAAGGCTTCCGAGACTCCTCCCGACTGACGGACATGGAGAG CAGGGAAAGTGTTGAGAGTTTGATCCACAAGCACTCATACGCACGGTCGCCAATACGCACCTACGCAGGTGAGGAGGAGACACTGGGGGATGACAGCCACGCCGCACATAGGG GTTCTGCGTTCACCGCCTCTGAcaacctctctctgagctcctgGGTCACCGCCACCTCTGGTTTCTCAGGCTTCCAGCacccccagtccctctctgccaTGGGCTCCAACAGCGCCTCCCTGGCCACCCCCTTGCCCCACCCCATCCAGGGCTCCCTGCCCCCTTACAGCCGGCTGGGCATGCCCCTGACACACTCGACCCTGGCGGGCACCATGCAGGGCGGAggtccctccttcccctccttccacATGCCCCGCTACCACCACTACTTCCAGCAGGGCCCCTACGCTGCCATCCAGGGACTGCGCCACTCCTCCACCGTCATGACCCCCTTTGTATGA
- the LOC123996374 gene encoding T-box transcription factor TBX20-like isoform X3 — MEYTSSPKPQLSSRANAFSIAAIMSSGKTKDKETDENTIKPLEQFVEKSSCNQGLGELSSLDGLGDFSGSAPPVCTEPLIPTTPSVPSEEMAKISCTLETKELWDKFHDLGTEMIITKSGRRMFPTIRVSFSGVDPDAKYIVLMDIVPVDNKRYRYAYHRSSWLVAGKADPPLPARLYVHPDSPFTGEQLLKQMVSFEKVKLTNNELDQHGHIILNSMHKYQPRVHIIKKKDHTASLLNLKSEEFRTFVFTETVFTAVTAYQNQLITKLKIDSNPFAKGFRDSSRLTDMERESVESLIHKHSYARSPIRTYAGEEETLGDDSHAAHRGSAFTASDNLSLSSWVTATSGFSGFQHPQSLSAMGSNSASLATPLPHPIQGSLPPYSRLGMPLTHSTLAGTMQGGGPSFPSFHMPRYHHYFQQGPYAAIQGLRHSSTVMTPFV, encoded by the exons ATGGAGTACACCTCTTCCCCGAAGCCACAGCTCTCCTCCAGGGCAAACGCGTTCTCGATAGCCGCTATCATGTCAAGTGGAAAAACGAAGGACAAGGAAACGGATGAAAACACCATCAAGCCACTTG AACAATTCGTGGAGAAGTCCTCCTGTAACCAAGGTTTGGGAGAGCTGTCTTCTCTAGATGGGCTCGGAGATTTCAGCGGGAGCGCGCCTCCAGTGTGCACAGAGCCGCTGATCCCCACCACTCCCAGTGTTCCCAGCGAGGAGATGGCCAAAATCTCCTGCACTTTAGAGACCAAAGAACTCTGGGACAAATTCCATGATCTCGGCACCGAGATGATCATCACAAAATCCGGAAG AAGAATGTTCCCCACCATCCGTGTGTCCTTCTCCGGGGTGGACCCGGACGCCAAATACATCGTGCTGATGGACATTGTTCCGGTCGACAACAAACGCTACCGATACGCCTACCACAGGTCGTCCTGGCTCGTGGCGGGCAAGGCGGACCCTCCTCTGCCTGCAAG GTTATACGTGCACCCCGACTCTCCTTTCACTGGGGAACAGCTGCTCAAACAAATGGTGTCTTTCGAGAAAGTAAAGCTCACCAACAACGAACTGGACCAACATGGACAC ATCATACTAAACTCCATGCATAAGTACCAGCCACGGGTCCACATCATCAAGAAGAAGGACCACACCGCCTCCCTTCTCAACCTCAAGTCAGAGGAGTTCCGCACCTTCGTTTTCACAGAGACTGTCTTTACCGCGGTCACAGCCTACCAGAACCAGCTG ATAACCAAGCTGAAGATCGACAGCAACCCGTTTGCGAAAGGCTTCCGAGACTCCTCCCGACTGACGGACATGGAGAG GGAAAGTGTTGAGAGTTTGATCCACAAGCACTCATACGCACGGTCGCCAATACGCACCTACGCAGGTGAGGAGGAGACACTGGGGGATGACAGCCACGCCGCACATAGGG GTTCTGCGTTCACCGCCTCTGAcaacctctctctgagctcctgGGTCACCGCCACCTCTGGTTTCTCAGGCTTCCAGCacccccagtccctctctgccaTGGGCTCCAACAGCGCCTCCCTGGCCACCCCCTTGCCCCACCCCATCCAGGGCTCCCTGCCCCCTTACAGCCGGCTGGGCATGCCCCTGACACACTCGACCCTGGCGGGCACCATGCAGGGCGGAggtccctccttcccctccttccacATGCCCCGCTACCACCACTACTTCCAGCAGGGCCCCTACGCTGCCATCCAGGGACTGCGCCACTCCTCCACCGTCATGACCCCCTTTGTATGA